A genomic window from Rubrobacter aplysinae includes:
- a CDS encoding sigma-70 family RNA polymerase sigma factor produces MGETGTKHELVGAVRSPVRHLQAKERIHGGESRLRDPATPAGDNGSPAGGGYAQSLSAYLDTISRKPLLSAAGERLLSRRVRTGCPRAKRELVERNLRLVVHTVKRYRGLGVDFEELVQEGTLGLIRAAEKFDHTRGHKFSTYATWWVRQAAGRAVTNKARGVRIPVHYQEQLRALREAEKKLSASMGREPSEEEVAAELAVSPQKVAQMKRVRLPVASLEAPLGGMYEGGESEPDSPALSSVLADEGPGVNPEEESLDSSEREHVGCLLELLPPTERHVLRRRYGLDGGRVWTLRELAEESGAQREFVRQQQKRAERRLRSMLAADWDERKTG; encoded by the coding sequence GTGGGTGAGACCGGAACCAAGCATGAGTTGGTCGGCGCCGTGCGTAGTCCCGTACGGCATCTGCAGGCCAAGGAGAGGATCCACGGTGGCGAAAGCCGTCTCCGGGACCCGGCGACACCGGCGGGAGATAACGGTAGCCCGGCGGGTGGCGGCTATGCCCAGAGCCTCTCGGCCTACCTCGACACCATAAGCCGCAAGCCGCTTCTCTCGGCCGCCGGGGAAAGACTCTTGAGCCGGCGGGTGCGGACGGGCTGTCCCCGGGCAAAGCGCGAGCTCGTCGAGAGAAACCTGAGGCTCGTGGTGCATACCGTAAAGCGCTACCGGGGCCTTGGGGTGGACTTCGAGGAGCTCGTTCAGGAGGGCACTCTCGGCCTTATCCGGGCCGCCGAGAAGTTCGACCACACCAGGGGCCACAAGTTCTCCACCTATGCGACCTGGTGGGTGCGCCAGGCCGCCGGCCGTGCCGTGACCAATAAGGCCCGCGGCGTGCGCATCCCGGTCCACTACCAAGAGCAGCTCCGGGCGCTAAGAGAGGCCGAGAAGAAGCTGTCGGCGTCTATGGGACGAGAGCCTTCCGAGGAGGAAGTGGCCGCAGAGCTTGCGGTAAGCCCGCAGAAGGTCGCCCAGATGAAACGGGTCCGGCTGCCGGTGGCGAGCCTGGAAGCGCCGCTTGGGGGGATGTACGAGGGTGGCGAATCGGAGCCGGATTCGCCCGCACTGTCTTCGGTACTCGCCGACGAGGGTCCGGGGGTAAACCCCGAAGAGGAGTCTTTGGATTCCTCCGAGCGAGAACATGTAGGGTGCCTTTTGGAGCTCTTACCCCCCACCGAACGTCACGTCCTGCGCCGACGTTACGGCCTAGACGGCGGGCGGGTGTGGACCCTCAGGGAGCTAGCAGAGGAGTCCGGCGCCCAGAGGGAGTTCGTGCGCCAGCAACAGAAGCGGGCAGAGCGGCGTTTGAGGAGCATGCTCGCCGCGGACTGGGATGAGCGAAAGACCGGGTAG
- a CDS encoding metal-dependent hydrolase has translation MMGHTHVVGGAAAGLAVSWAAGLGVEGAVALTAGAVATSKLPDVDAKINRSPDHRSFPHTLIVGGGVAVVVACIAYVWLWANASSFAVGPLSAGEVALIAPGGAIGYLTHLALDAATSSGIWLLVPKHRRIGLPRKYAITTGGLGELAVLGVMLAGAFTLGFGVLGGAELASVSSSPLEGMVIRGG, from the coding sequence ATGATGGGCCATACGCACGTCGTGGGAGGCGCCGCAGCCGGTCTTGCGGTCTCCTGGGCCGCAGGCCTCGGAGTCGAGGGAGCCGTAGCGCTGACCGCCGGGGCGGTGGCGACCTCGAAGCTGCCCGACGTGGACGCCAAGATCAACAGATCGCCGGACCACCGTTCGTTTCCGCACACCTTGATCGTCGGCGGCGGAGTCGCCGTGGTCGTGGCCTGTATCGCCTACGTGTGGCTGTGGGCCAACGCCTCGAGCTTCGCCGTGGGGCCTCTATCGGCGGGCGAGGTAGCTCTGATAGCTCCGGGCGGGGCTATCGGGTACCTCACCCACCTGGCGCTCGACGCGGCGACCAGTAGCGGGATCTGGCTGCTAGTGCCAAAGCACCGGCGGATTGGGTTGCCGCGCAAGTACGCCATAACAACCGGAGGACTCGGGGAGCTGGCGGTACTCGGAGTAATGCTGGCCGGAGCTTTTACGCTCGGATTCGGGGTACTCGGCGGCGCCGAGCTAGCTTCCGTGTCCAGTTCGCCTCTGGAAGGGATGGTGATCCGGGGTGGGTGA